The Estrella lausannensis genomic sequence CCTGTTTTTCAAGCAATGATAGAATATCCATATGAAGAAGCTGGAGTTTGTCGAAGCCCCTCGCATACTTTTAATTTTGGCCAAGATGCTTATCAGATTGAATATCTCAGCGATATGTCAAACTTGTTGCCTGAAAGTCCAACAGATGATGAAACCTCCTGGACTGGGGGTGCTCTAAAGGCAGCGGCTCTTTCCACCGTAGCAATTTCCTTGTTTAAGGTAACAAAGGCTCTGAGCAATCGCTATTTTGAATCTAAAGGATCTATGAGCCCCGAATTGCCTCGGGATATTCACGTACTGACTGCAAAATATTTGAGCACAAAAGACCTGCTCGCGATGCGTCTAGTTTCTGCAGAGTTAAAAGCAGTCGCTGACATGGAACTAATCGATCGATTGAATAACGGAAGCCTATTTCTTAACCATTTGCGACTTTATTCGCTGTCTTCTCTTATCGACTTTTTTGGCGACCGGGCAAAATTTATCACTCGAATTCGTGTTCAGTACCCTCAGCACGTCGATCCAGCATTTGATATAACACGGCTTGGCCAAGTTTCGTTGCCTTCTCTTATCGACTTTTGTGGCGGTGTGGCTAAACGCATCGTCGGAAATCATAACCCTGAGTGCGTAGATCAACAATTTGATACAACATTGCTTGACCGATTTCCAAAGTTGACGCACTTGAGTCTTGAGGATTTCAAGTTGAATACCGACTTGAGGTCTCTTAAGCATTGCCCGCATTTGACTCATCTGAGTCTGGAAGATCGCAATCTGATTGCCGACTTAAGCTTCCTTCAGTACTGTCCGAATTTAACCCGTCTGGATCTTAGGGGTTGCTACCGGATTGTTGATTTAGGCTTCTTTGAGTTTTGTAAGAATTTGACTTATTTGAATCTTGGGGGAAGCTACCAGCTCACTGACTTTAGCTTCCTTGAGCACTTTCCGAATTTGACTCATTTGGATCTGACCGATTGTGAGCGGATTAGCGACTTAAGCTTTCTTCAGTCCTAGGCTTCTTTGAGTTTTGTAAGAATTTGACTTATTTGAATCTTGGGGGAAGCTACCAGCTCACTGACTTTAGCTTCCTTGAGCATTGTCCCCATTTGACTCATTTGAGTCTGAATGACTGCAATCAAATTACCGACGTTAGCTTCCTGGCGAGTTGTCCTGAATTGACTCATTTGGAGGTGAGATCGTGTAGACAGATTACTGACTTGAGCTTCCTTGGGCGTTGCTCTAAGGTAACTTATCTGGATCTCGGATCCTGCAGGCGGATTACCGACTTGAGTTTCCTTCAACACTGTCCGAATCTGAAAAGCTACAAGGATTGTGACGGCAGAATGGTGCAAATTCGATAATGTCCTCTTCCTACAAAACCATCCCTCAATTCCAGTTTGGGGATGGTTTTTAAAGAGGGCGTTTCCTTTGAGAGCTGTATCATCTCGTGCGTAGATGGACGTTCTCATTATTCTTTGAATTACTTCTCAACTAGTTTTTTTGTTTTCGTTGTAAATCTAATTGTTGTTTGTTTATAGTTGCATTTAAATTAAATGGTTTAAAAGGTTTTTATGCAATTCAATGCGATAGCTCCTGTTTTTCAAGCAATGATAGAATATCCATATGAAGAAGCTGGAGTTTGTCGAAGCCCCTCGCATACTTTTAATTTTGGCCAAGGTGCGTGTCAGATTGATTATCTCGGCGGTACGTTAAACCCGGTGCCTGAAAGTGCAACTGATCATGATCCTTCCTGGATTGGGGTTGCTCTTGGGGTAGCGGCTCTTTTCACCCTGGTAATTCCTTTGTTTGAGGTAGGAAAGACTTTGATGCGCCCCTCTCCTGATGATTTTGAATTCAAGGGATCATTGTGCTCTGAGTTGCCGCGAGATATTCACGTATTGACCGTAAAATATCTGGGTACAAGAGACCTTCTTGCGATGCGTTTAGTCTCCTTAGAGTTAAAAGCTGTCGCTGAAATGGAGTTAATCGATCGATTGAATAGCGGCACTATGTCTCCGAAGGATTTGCAAATCCATTCACTGCCCGCCCTTGCTGAGTATTTTGGCACCCAGGCAAAACGGATCACCCGAATCCGATATGAGGATGTCAAGCAAGAGTTTAAAGTAGAGCTGCTAAGCCTATTTCCAAAGTTGAAAGAGTTGGATTTGACAGGCTGTGATTGTGTCGATACCTTAAGCTTTCTTGAGGATTATCCGCATTTGACTCATCTGAATCTGGGTAAATGCAAGCAGATCACCGACTTTAGCTTCTTAGAGCGTTGCCTGCATTTGACTTATTTAGGTCTGGGGAGTTGTAACCAGATTACCCACTTAAGTTTCCTTAAGTATTGCCCTAATTTGACTCATTTGCATCTGCATAACTGCAGGGAGATTACCGACTTTAGCTCCCTTGAGCATTGTCCGCATTTGACGCATCTGGATTTGGGGTGGTGCCATCAGATTGCCGATTTTAGTTTCTTAGAGCGCTGTCCGCATTTGATTTATCTGGATCTGACCGCCTGCAGGCAGATCACCGATTTTAGCTTTCTTGATCTTTGCCCTAATTTGACCTATTTGGATCTGGGAAGGTGCGAGCAGATCACCGATTTTAGCTTCTTGGAGCGTTGTCTGCATTTGACGCATTTGGTTCTGGCGGGTTGCTATCAGATTAGCAACTTGAGCTTCCTGAAGTATTGCCCTCATTTGACGCTTTTGGATCTGGGGAACTGTGACAAGATTACCGACTCTAGCTTTTTAAAGCGTTGCCCTAATCTAATTCATCTGAATCTATGGAATTGCTGGGGGATTACCGACTTTAGCTTCCTTCAGCATTGTGCGCAATTGACGCATCTCGGCCTGTGGGGGTGCAGGCAGATTACCGACTTAAGCTTCCTTGAGTATTGTCCGCACTTGACCCATCTGGATTTGGGGAGGTGCTATCAGGTTACCTACTTTAGCCTCCTTGGCTATTGTCCCCAGTTGACGCACCTCGGCCTCGAGGGGTTAAGCCAGATTACTGACTCAAATGCCTACAGGTATATGATGGGGTTCGGCCAGACCAGTAACTTTAGCTTACTTGAGTATTGTCCCGATTTGACCCATCTGGATCTGGGGGATTGCAGCCAGATTACCAACTTTAGCTTCCTTCAACATTGTCCGAATCTGAAAAGCTACTCAAGCGGCGGTTATCGTGAGTGGCTAAAAATATGATTTGTTTGTCGAAATTTGCCTCCTCTCAGGAACAGACTGTCTCACGTTGTTCATCTTTACAATCGGGGATCGTCCTCTCACTTCCTGAGACGGTGTTCATCTAGTACCCCTCAAAAACACATTCAGCTGGATATAGCGATACAGGGGACGTGTTTTTTAATTGTAGCATTAAACATTTCTTATATATAACTTTACCTAAAAAATTAATTTCTTTTGGGTTTCCTCTATGCAATTTAATGCGATCACGCCGATTTATCAAGGGGAGACGACGCACCCGTACGAGAAAGCCGGATTTTTACGAGGCGCCACGCATTTTTTCAATTTTGGCCAGGACGCGTATCAGATAGAATATCTCGATGGTAAATCTAACCTGGCACTTAAGAGTTCAACAGATCACAAACCCTCCTGGATTGGAATTGCTCTAAGGGTAGCGGCTCTTTTTACCTTGATCATCCCCCTTTGTGCACTGG encodes the following:
- a CDS encoding leucine-rich repeat domain-containing protein; the protein is MTYLNLGGSYQLTDFSFLEHCPHLTHLSLNDCNQITDVSFLASCPELTHLEVRSCRQITDLSFLGRCSKVTYLDLGSCRRITDLSFLQHCPNLKSYKDCDGRMVQIR
- a CDS encoding F-box/LRR-repeat protein; protein product: MQFNAIAPVFQAMIEYPYEEAGVCRSPSHTFNFGQDAYQIEYLSDMSNLLPESPTDDETSWTGGALKAAALSTVAISLFKVTKALSNRYFESKGSMSPELPRDIHVLTAKYLSTKDLLAMRLVSAELKAVADMELIDRLNNGSLFLNHLRLYSLSSLIDFFGDRAKFITRIRVQYPQHVDPAFDITRLGQVSLPSLIDFCGGVAKRIVGNHNPECVDQQFDTTLLDRFPKLTHLSLEDFKLNTDLRSLKHCPHLTHLSLEDRNLIADLSFLQYCPNLTRLDLRGCYRIVDLGFFEFCKNLTYLNLGGSYQLTDFSFLEHFPNLTHLDLTDCERISDLSFLQS
- a CDS encoding leucine-rich repeat domain-containing protein, whose amino-acid sequence is MQFNAIAPVFQAMIEYPYEEAGVCRSPSHTFNFGQGACQIDYLGGTLNPVPESATDHDPSWIGVALGVAALFTLVIPLFEVGKTLMRPSPDDFEFKGSLCSELPRDIHVLTVKYLGTRDLLAMRLVSLELKAVAEMELIDRLNSGTMSPKDLQIHSLPALAEYFGTQAKRITRIRYEDVKQEFKVELLSLFPKLKELDLTGCDCVDTLSFLEDYPHLTHLNLGKCKQITDFSFLERCLHLTYLGLGSCNQITHLSFLKYCPNLTHLHLHNCREITDFSSLEHCPHLTHLDLGWCHQIADFSFLERCPHLIYLDLTACRQITDFSFLDLCPNLTYLDLGRCEQITDFSFLERCLHLTHLVLAGCYQISNLSFLKYCPHLTLLDLGNCDKITDSSFLKRCPNLIHLNLWNCWGITDFSFLQHCAQLTHLGLWGCRQITDLSFLEYCPHLTHLDLGRCYQVTYFSLLGYCPQLTHLGLEGLSQITDSNAYRYMMGFGQTSNFSLLEYCPDLTHLDLGDCSQITNFSFLQHCPNLKSYSSGGYREWLKI